A portion of the Cryptomeria japonica chromosome 5, Sugi_1.0, whole genome shotgun sequence genome contains these proteins:
- the LOC131037868 gene encoding probable LRR receptor-like serine/threonine-protein kinase At3g47570: MAALLLIISVLSIFLIPALPHSVGNFSHQHQQQELLLRFKATVSRNGTSLPDWTPRHSFCNWSGVICHSSSHSVRAIDLTQMGLDGTISPVLGNLSSLRYLVLAGNYLTGTIPSQLGQLRNLWMLRLDNNQLQGTVPPGLSACRSLYYLALSYNQLHGSIPPELSLLKSLKYLYIGANSLTGMIPSSFKNLSTLVLMNLAENNLSGTIPPELGMLTNLQTLYLFENNLRGTIPGSLTNLSNLNDLSLSDNQIIGQIPWDIGTKLSNLEYLGLWGNQLSGNIPNSLGNCSHLEVLILSINRLSGTVPKELGMLNLLTQLDLYSNQLVSDSSKTLAFLTALTNCSHLQEIVVSYNNFKGILPPSIGQLSSNLNYLGLQFNMINGSIPQQIVNLTSLTFLALYDNLFSGNIPSGIKRLQKLERLFLGGNKLEGSIPSDIGQMQHLGLLNLSHNQLSGKIPDSLCNSQQLRRLLLYHNKLSGKIPVSMQGCQKLELLDLSHNKLEGRIPGEVIARLKNLQFYLNLSGNSLKGSLPQEMSKIVMAQAIDISGNQLTGLIPDSIGDCSALERPNLSHNAFVGPIPHSLSKLKNLEEIDLSFNNLSGQIPPGGLFRNRSVVVLFMGNPGVCGPKNYSLLPCPIPTHETHSLLKKVVLLVAGIIAFLLICFGLVMLWRHKLSKRLVRPSNLIFRRLGYPKFSYQDLVISTSGFDESNLLGVGNFGSVYKGILRDGRIIAMKILNFTNEEALKSFKRECKLLGRIRHRNLIRIISAFSYPDLKGLVLQFACNGSLEKHLHPDRDDEHFCKLGLSECLSIATDVAHGMEYLHHDCPLQIVHCDLKPSNVLLDADMTALVTDFGISRLTSTNSVDSLSTTTFALKGSIGYIAPEYGLGGSVSTKGDVYSYGILILEMVTRKRPNDDMFVGDLNLQKWVRLAFPDRLTDIIDSELLNEVNENMEDDRCLLSFIHIGLLCTAESPSERPSIRDVAKTLGSLKPSSMGGAASSMLTATISELLKTNPTGTLAPDSQSSTF, translated from the exons ATGGCTGCTCTTTTGTTGATAATTTCAGTGCTTTCCATATTCTTAATCCCCGCTCTTCCTCATTCTGTCGGCAATTTCTCTCATCAACACCAACAACAAGAATTATTGTTGCGATTCAAAGCTACCGTTTCCAGAAACGGCACTTCTCTGCCCGACTGGACTCCCCGTCACTCCTTCTGCAATTGGTCTGGTGTTATTTGTCACTCCTCCTCTCACTCTGTCCGGGCCATCGATTTAACCCAAATGGGTTTAGACGGCACCATCTCTCCTGTGCTCGGAAATCTCTCCTCTCTTCGATACCTAGTTCTTGCCGGCAATTACCTCACTGGTACCATTCCATCTCAACTCGGTCAACTCCGAAATCTATGGATGCTCAGGCTGGACAACAACCAATTACAAGGAACCGTTCCACCCGGTCTCTCCGCTTGCCGCAGTTTGTATTATCTGGCACTTTCCTATAATCAACTGCATGGCAGCATTCCGCCTGAGCTGAGTCTTCTCAAAAGTTTGAAGTACCTTTACATAGGCGCAAACAGTCTTACGGGTATGATTCCCAGCTCTTTCAAAAATCTGTCCACCTTAGTTTTAATGAATTTGGCCGAAAATAACTTATCGGGTACCATTCCTCCTGAATTGGGAATGCTCACTAACCTGCAGACTCTTTACCTTTTTGAAAATAACTTACGAGGAACCATTCCGGGCTCTTTAACAAATCTCTCAAATTTGAATGACTTAAGTTTATCTGATAACCAGATAATTGGACAGATTCCATGGGACATTGGTACCAAGCTCTCCAATTTGGAATACCTTGGTTTATGGGGAAATCAGCTTAGTGGAAACATACCAAACTCCCTTGGAAATTGTTCCCATCTAGAAGTACTTATTTTATCTATAAACAGACTAAGTGGAACGGTTCCAAAGGAGCTAGGCATGTTGAACCTTCTTACCCAGCTTGATCTATACAGCAATCAACTTGTTAGTGACAGCAGTAAAACATTGGCCTTTCTCACTGCTCTCACAAATTGCTCCCACTTGCAAGAAATAGTTGTGTCATATAATAATTTCAAAGGTATATTGCCCCCATCCATAGGCCAACTGTCTTCCAATCTCAATTACTTGGGTTTACAATTCAACATGATAAACGGAAGCATACCACAACAGATTGTCAATCTGACAAGCTTAACTTTCTTAGCTTTATACGATAACCTTTTTAGCGGCAATATTCCATCTGGTATTAAAAGATTGCagaagttggaaagattgtttttgGGTGGGAACAAACTAGAAGGAAGCATTCCAAGTGACATAGGTCAAATGCAACATCTCGGACTCTTGAATCTAAGTCACAACCAGTTATCTGGAAAAATACCAGATTCTCTTTGTAACTCCCAGCAGCTTAGACGTCTTCTCCTTTACCACAACAAGTTATCAGGGAAGATCCCCGTTAGCATGCAGGGATGTCAGAAGTTAGAGCTCCTTGACTTATCTCACAATAAACTAGAGGGACGGATACCTGGTGAAGTCATTGCCAGACTTAAAAACCTGCAATTCTATCTCAATCTATCAGGGAATTCTCTTAAAGGGTCGTTGCCACAAGAGATGAGTAAAATTGTAATGGCTCAAGCGATAGATATATCTGGAAATCAGCTTACTGGGCTCATTCCAGATTCTATAGGGGACTGCTCAGCATTAGAGCGTCCAAATCTATCCCACAACGCCTTTGTTGGTCCAATACCACATTCACTCTCCAAATTAAAAAACCTCGAAGAAATTGATCTTTCTTTCAATAATTTGTCAGGGCAGATTCCTCCAGGAGGGTTGTTTCGAAACAGAAGTGTTGTAGTATTGTTTATGGGGAACCCTGGCGTATGTGGCCCAAAAAATTATTCATTGCTTCCATGCCCAATTCCGACCCATGAAACACATTCCCTGCTGAAAAAAGTAGTCTTATTAGTTGCTGGAATCATTGCATTTCTATTAATTTGCTTCGGTCTAGTAATGCTATGGAGGCATAAACTTTCAAAGCGGCTAGTCCGTCCCTCAAACCTTATTTTTCGAAGGCTTGGCTATCCAAAGTTTTCTTATCAAGATCTTGTCATTTCAACATCTGGATTTGACGAGTCAAACTTGCTTGGAGTGGGTAACTTCGGATCTGTCTACAAAGGCATCTTGAGGGATGGTAGGATCATTGCCATGAAGATTCTTAATTTTACAAATGAAGAAGCTCTTAAGAGTTTTAAGAGAGAATGCAAATTGTTAGGGAGGATTCGGCACCGTAACCTCATCAGAATCATAAGTGCATTTTCCTACCCTGACTTGAAAGGTTTGGTTCTTCAGTTTGCATGTAATGGGAGCTTAGAAAAACATTTGCACCCTGACAGAGATGATGAACACTTTTGTAAGTTGGGATTGAGTGAGTGTTTGAGCATTGCTACAGATGTAGCCCATGGCATGGAATATTTACATCATGATTGTCCTCTACAAATTGTGCACTGTGATTTAAAACCTAGCAATGTGCTCTTGGATGCCGACATGACAGCCCTTGTCACTGACTTTGGCATATCCCGTTTAACTAGCACAAATTCAGTAGATTCATTGAGTACAACAACATTTGCACTCAAAGGATCCATTGGATATATTGCTCCAG AGTATGGATTGGGTGGGAGTGTTTCCACAAAGGGAGATGTTTATAGTTATGGAATTCTGATATTAGAGATGGTTACAAGGAAGAGGCCAAACGATGACATGTTTGTGGGAGACCTGAACTTGCAAAAGTGGGTAAGGTTGGCCTTTCCAGACAGATTGACAGATATTATTGATAGTGAGCTGTTGAATGAAGTGAATGAAAACATGGAAGACGATAGATGTCTTCTTTCTTTCATTCATATTGGTTTGCTTTGCACTGCTGAATCACCAAGTGAGCGGCCTTCCATAAGAGATGTAGCCAAAACCTTAGGGAGCCTCAAGCCATCTTCCATGGGAGGTGCAGCTTCTTCCATGTTAACAGCTACCATATCAGAACTACTCAAAACCAATCCTACAGGAACATTGGCACCGGACAGTCAAAGTTCAACCTTTTAG